The DNA window CTCTCAAGTTGAATTAGCACTAGTTATTATGTGGAGAATTCGgtacaagaaaaataaaatggtgtataataattttttgatgTCTCCTGAGTTGGTGGTTAACTGGGCTCGTGATTTTATGAGTGATTACGAAAAGTCTCTTTTGAAGTCAAAGGATCTTAATTGCTTGAGAAATTCAAGGTAGATcgaatcttcttcctcttctatCCTTTTGTCTTGATGGGTACCTCCTATGGTTGGTTTCTTCAAGGTTAACATTGATGCAGCATTAGATGTGGTGGGAGGTTGTTttggtatatatatgtttatctgAGATATTCATGGGGTTGTCTATGCCTCAACTATTTAGCACATGGTTGGTTTTTTCAGGCTTAAGTTGTTGGATAATGTTCAATTTGAGACTATCTTAATGTAGTTAATAAGTTCAACAATAATGTTTCTTTGGACTCGTCTTTAAGCTTAGTTTATCTAGACATTCATTATAATTTGGATCTACTAAAGTTTGATGGTCTAGTTATCTTAATTGTCCTCTCTTTTAACATCAATACATCTCTCTTGTTTATAAGTGCTTTAATTAGtagttgttttgttgtttttggtTTATGTGGCTTTCTGTGTGTAATGcgtgtacatttttttttttttgttcttatttGTTATTTCCCTCCTTTTCATCATGGACCCAATCCCCTCAAAATAGAACTATACTTTTTGGTCCTCTCTAAATTTGGGTTAtcccataaatatataatttgagaAGATAACACGCACGTAAACCCAAATGAGGGAATAGGTAGCACATAACAAAATATAGCAAACGTGGAAGCCTTAAAGTGAATTGTGGAAAtaaatgaaacaaaaaaaatagagaagaaaaatCTCACCCTATCATTCCTCCTCAAAATACGATCTCTTGCTAGTCTATTTCCCTCTTCTCATGCCTCTTACCCCAAATAACAAGGATCTCATATCATTTTTCTACTCCCATTAATTATTCCCATCATCTTTGCCTTGCCCCCACCCCCACCCCATTTTCTTCCATCTCCTCAATTTTCAAAGGACATTTTCTTCTTTGGAGGCAAAATGGTATGTTGTTTTAATGAAGTTAATTTTACTCATTTTCATAAGATACGACATTTGATTGTCAAAGCGACAATGAgttgttttgttttatatttatttatgttatgaTTGTTACTTATGATGGCATTGGGGACAGGCCAATGCGGCATCGGGAATGGCGGTGAGCGATGAGTGCAAGTTAAGGTTTTTGGAGTTAAAAGCGAAGAGAACTTACCGTTTTATTGTGTTTAAGATTGAACAACAACAAGTGGTGATAGACAAACTTGGTGGACCCAATGAGAGCTACGATGATTTCAATGCTAGTTTTCCTGCAAACGAGTGCCGTTACGCCGTCTACGACTTTGATTTCATCACTCATGAGAATTGCCAGAAGAGCAAGATTTTCTTCATAGCTTGGTATATATTCTCATGaccaataattaatttacacttTTTATTACAACTACACGAAAATCACTATACGAAACTATACTGGGGTGATTAATGAAAAATGATCAtgtgataataaataaaaaggcACATATATGGTAATTTATCATAATATATGATTGATGATCTTGGTTGATGTAGGTCACCGGATGCATCACAGGTGAGAATGAAAATGGTTTATGCAAGTTCGAAAGATAGATTCAAGAGAGAATTGGATGGGATTCAATTTGAGTTGCAAGCAACAGATCCTAGTGAAATGAGCTTGGACATTGTTAAGAGCCGAGCCTTCTAAACAaacaaacattaattaattaattaaatttaagtacccctatttttttattacttcATTCATTCATATTCACTGTTACCATCTTTCTTACCTTGTTCTTTCcttttcattttttcttttgtcGTTTCATTCAAAACGAAACCCTTGTATAAGAAAGATATAATGTCGTTTCTTGAGAAACTTTGATTAAGAGTTCTTAGAGCATATTATTTATTGGGCTGGTAAAAAGCTAGagcaatatttattataataataacaagAGTAATAAATATTGCTCGTATTTAATAGCTAGTACTAGTAGAATGGTTTCGAGGCTCTAGGTTACTTTACTTGCTTTTCGAGCATAGACTGTTATGAATAGCATAGTAATCTATTCTTTTGTCTGTATCAAATGCTTAATCAGCTTAATTCAATATCCAGTGCTCTTATTATACATTCTTaaataattcttaatttttaatttacctAATAAAGTTATTGTATTGTATGTACTCCTGAGTCCAGAATCCAGACTTGTTTTAGTCCCACATCGACAGCTGAGAGAGATTACTGTAAAAGTTATGAGTATAAATAGGGCTATGTTAAGTGTTTTAAAACATGATCCTTCAGGCAGAAACGGGATATGATGAGTGGTCTTTACTCTTTTGTGAGAGGGGTGTCCGCCCCAGCCTGTTACGACAGTGGGCACTCTCAATTGAACCATCTGATCCCTATTTTTAAAAcagttttagtaagatttttttttcttatattttgatagaaaaaaaaaatagttttttattattttgcttatcataagttattttatttttagcattaaaaattatttgaatcaattattgaaattaggggtatttttatttttacattttaaaactAGCACTGTAACTTAACTTGCTAATAGACACTACTTTAGAaattcaaaccgtaaatttaaaacaaaaaaagtaCATGGGgtaattttctttgaaattattaattaatttaatatttaaaattgatagATAGttcacaccttctctttgggtataacccttagcAACCAGTCtagttttaaaaatttcgacttcgcctccaacacctcttttcttcttgtagacccacttacatccaattAGACATCCAATTACacgatagtcatcaggtgcgtctataTATTCCCAGGCTTTATTCTTTTTCATgtaatccatttctgaatccatgccggttgACTATTGTTTCTATTCGGGACTTGTCATtacctgtttataggttaatggatcgtcatcaataccgtcaccaacgaccatattgatttcaccatccaagccataacgagatggtttagtagaaatcctcccactacgacgaggagacgtgaccttctgaacaggaacattTGTTGTAGGTTTCTCAGTTGTAACAACTTGTGTCGGTTCAACTGAGGGGAGTGGGATTATTCTCTACTTGTGTAGAAGATGATGGAACATTAGGAGTTATATTTGAAAGCATTTCTtctaacactactttacttttcGGCTTGAAGTCTTTAATacagtcatcttcaaggaaggtAGCGtttgtagagacaaacactttgttatccttgtgactataaaatagtccacccctagtctttagaatttccgacaaacaagcaaacttcagttcgcgattctagtttgccttctttctttcttaagacatgagcggggtacccccaaatcctataatagCGTAAATTAGGTGAatgaccattccatagttcaacAGGTGTCTTAagaactgctttagatggaacaacatttaaaatatcgTTTGCCGTTTgtattgcatatccccagaaggacgtagacaaagTTGAATAGCTCAgtatagacctaaccattttcAAAAGTgtgtgatttcttctttctgcaactccctTTTGCTGTGGAGTGGTAGAGGCAGTATACTgtgattcaattccaagttcaattaaatgatctttaaactgcatatccatatactctccacccctatcagttcgcaagatctttaatgttttacctaattggttttgagccaaagcatgaaattcctgaaacttttcaaacgtttcagatttcttttgcattaggtaaataaaactatatatagagaaatcgtcaatgaaagtgacaaaatactcataacttCCTCTGGCCTTGACATTTAGAGGTccacaaacatctgaatgcactaacccaagaggttctttggcacgctctccatttgcagagaaagaacgcttagtcatttttccttctatgCAAGACTCACAAATCGGTAATTCACCCAAGAcgatatttttcaatggactgtctttggttaacctgtgaagtctatcatagcctatatgatgtaaagcccgcttagttaatttggaaattagcagttatttatgttaatcaggaaattatttatagctatttaaataatttatcattgttatttatggaattcagatatgcataattatgtcatctgcagtttttatatttcgcatttccggtgtccggtattttggaacgcggcgtttggctcagtagaaatcacaacttagtatgttagtattttggggacgggttttagacattgggaatgtcgggaatggccgggaatttagaatgtcccaaaaatacccctttagtatgaattatgtgattttatggtggaggggcaaaatggtctttttgccccattagtatttttgtcttatgtgatttaaatggattaaatgtttatcTTTAAATAATTGTTTCATGTGTTTTAATGGCTGAAATAATCAAGTTAAATGACTATTTTCTTttagtttatttcattttcaacacttatcaaaaaatagaaaaaacttggaaaaagaaactctcttttctctctctcaaattcggctgtgcatgtgtggGTTTGGAGCTGGATTTTGCTCAATTTCTCTAGTGAATTCTCATCCATAGCTAAGcaatcttcaagctaggttagctcctttaattttctcttgaattttgatgaaaaatgatgattcttgcatgagtttttagttgattttgctgctgtgtttttgtggttaatttgtgtgattcaaagcatgattattgatgttgattgagctgtgttgaaagcatattagttaggttgttcaagctcttagtttttatgtgaaaaagtatgattttttgaaagaaaatgttatgttttgtttctgtgaattgctggatgtttctgtttgttttcagagattatgttatgctagtttaagaggttttaagctagtttgattgctgtctaagtggttttgctcaagcttgagtttggaactcaaagcttgagctccaatggtgaattttgcatgtgtggtttctgggtaggtttgatgcctttgaaatgtcatttggggcatatagaacaggtctggaaagtttgggatcaattggggttaaattggtcgagttatgagattttgtggttgctgcctgcgaggaaccggaattccggttgagcatccggaattccggatgggggttcagaatttcccagaaccggaattccggttgggcaaccggtctgccggttggggatttttcagaaccctagttttcctcgtttttgggtttttaggggtattgccatgctttttatcgatagggaaacttttagtttcaagttttagtccccgggaagtgatttagcgtgtcacttatagcgttgtgatttttatggtttaggagccagtaatccgccgttcagcttcagttcctaGTCGGGTTGACCaagacacctgaaatcggaatccagg is part of the Cannabis sativa cultivar Pink pepper isolate KNU-18-1 chromosome 5, ASM2916894v1, whole genome shotgun sequence genome and encodes:
- the LOC115716124 gene encoding actin-depolymerizing factor 7, with product MANAASGMAVSDECKLRFLELKAKRTYRFIVFKIEQQQVVIDKLGGPNESYDDFNASFPANECRYAVYDFDFITHENCQKSKIFFIAWSPDASQVRMKMVYASSKDRFKRELDGIQFELQATDPSEMSLDIVKSRAF